One Perca flavescens isolate YP-PL-M2 chromosome 5, PFLA_1.0, whole genome shotgun sequence genomic window, tctttGGCCATATTGAGCTGTAACAATGAGAATTAGTAGACATCACTCACTGAGGATTTCTGTTTGGCACTCACTGACAGCTCCTGTGAGAAGATAGTGTGTTTCTTTATTGCCCTCTAGTGACATCACCTACACAATCcaccagacaaaaacaaaacatttactacatttaattaattaattacatttaattaaaaacataacGTAAACGTAATTTCAGCTTGTGAAATGACAAGTCATCACAAGAATTCTGATCTCAAGTTAAGATTTTAGGGTGGGGGCGGGAGGGTCTTAATGATTTTCCATAAGATTTAAATGGAAAGACTATTTTTGttcaaaattaaaaagtcaatcaaaagTTAACCTGATACCAGGAATACAGACAGAGTTAAGGGGCAAGTTGCTTTTCAGGAGGACTACATGCAGACGAGTTAAATGTCCCATCCCCATTTTTACCTGATCCTTTTCCAACAACATTGAAAATTTGTTGTTATCGATGGCTGATTTTACCACTTGCATATCTAGGTCATCAATGCGGAAATTGAGATCTCCAAACCAGAacaccacactgtgaaaaaatAAGTGCATAAGTATTTTTGCTATGCCGATTGTGACACCATTTCCCTCATAAGACATGAATATGGAGAAAACAAGTCTGGGATTGTTAAGCACAGATATATCAGAGTGCAAAGGTTGTGCTGACTTACTCATGGTCAAGAACCCCAATGGCAGCCTGGCCctcaaactgctgctgctgcaggataCTTTCAAAGTCCTCCATGCGCTGCTCCGAGTTTTCCATGTGAGCCGGCAGGTGGCAGTTGAGGAAGCAGATGGTGTGGCCGAACGCTGACATGCGGGCGCTCACACCACCTTTATTCCCCTGTAACACCGACAAGCACAGGGGAGGTTAAATAATATTAAAGAGAGGAAGGCAAGAAAGCTTTTGTATTAATTGTCTCATTTCACTGGAAGCTAAATTAAATAGTCAGTGATGGAAAAGTGCCTAAAGACTGTGTATGTCAGTGTTTCTACTGTATTGATTGGTGCAAGTGTCTGTGCCACAGACAAACAGGAAGTTTACTCATTCATCTTCATTAGTGAAGAACAACATCAATATTTAATGCTAACAGTTGGGGGACAGGATGAGTCTGCGGATTTCTACCTGCTGGTCTCCCAACAGCTCTGACCCACTAAAACACAAGATGTTTCAGTATAAAATGTGCGGAATGTGGTGATGCCTGTCTGACTTCATACAGGGAGGATTTCACTAAAAAATAAGGGCTACATAACTTTTCAGGGGACAGCACTTAGTTCTGTCTCAGAGCATGTCATTGTCTTTTAATAACATATTGCAGCaaacatctttttttcccccacctgtttaaaaaaagaactggTCTTTATTCTCATAAAACTGGATGAATCAGCATTGTATATATCATGGCATATCAAGTAACAAGATAAGGATAACAAGGATAAATACAAACAACCTCCATTATTTACAAACCAAGCCGTAGCAGTGTGTACTGTAGTGGAAAGTTAGTGTCTGTCAGATCTCTATCAGGGTATCAGTGACAGTGATACAGGCTTAAATCTAGTCACTCCTGCAGAGATGTTGTCCTATGTACAACAACACAGTGCTTATCACAGAAAGGTGTCAGGAGCCGTCTCACCCAGTAACCCCCCAGGCCAGTACGGGTGGTCTCAGTCTGGACTCCGCGGAGGAAGGGCAGATGGAAGTACTTGGCAAAGACCAGTAGTAACAATCCCTGCATCCGCTGGGAGGTCACCTGAGGCACAggcaggagagacagacagacatggcgAAAAAATATGATAACATGAATAGGTAGGTACACAGTGCAAATTAGTAGGAGGCACTTTGCATATTTCTGAAAAGAGAAATCTATACATAGCTTTATCTTTAGCACTAATATTTCAATAAACAAATTCTCTGAGCTGAGTCCAGCTTTGCTGTGTGtccatttctgctgctttgcttaactttctctcccccctcctctttctGACCCTTTGCATTTCCATTTAGCCCTGCAGGAGCCAGCGGTCCAGCTCTCCTACTACTTTACATGAAGCACTGCACATTAAGGAGGCCATAGCTTGTGGTCTGCCCTCGCTGTGGCATTAAACCACTTTGTAGAGGAAACGTGACGTACACGCTGAAGGCACTTGATGGTCAGACCTTTCCTTTCTCCATGCCCTCCACCATTATCTCAATAGCACTTGCATCTTGTTCTGCTACATAATGAAATGTCGATTTTGACATTTGTTCGCCACTGGTATAAAAAAAGGTGTACATATTTATGTACTGTACAAGAGGGGCAGAAATATGACACATACATTGTGAAACAACATGAGGTATTTGCATGCTATGTCAAGCCCCTCACCAGATATTTAtgtccatccctccctctccctttctccagTGGCCCACACATCCCAACCCCCAACTGCAGACGGAAGAAGCATGAACACACCCCGCCTGAAATGCCCTGTGGCCAGTAATGGACGCACACATCTTTGCACGTGACATACAGTAAGACCCGCTCGCTTGTATACTAAGCAGCTAATGTAGATTTTGACATTTGTTCGCCACTTACTGTTTTTGTTATGCAACAAAACTTTGTTATGTAATGCATTCTACTGAACCGTAAAGTGGACCCAGTTTATTTGTGCTATGTGTGTGGACacatacaatgtgtgtgtgtgtgtgtgtgtgtgtgtgtgtgtgtgtgtgtgtgtgtgtgtgtgtgtgtgtgtgtgtgtatgtgtatgtgtgtgtgcatctgtgtctaAAGTCTGAGAGAATAGAATCCCCTTTTTCGCTTGCATGTACTGTGGTTGAAAAGCACATACAATAAGTCACGGTAACACATTCAAAAGAGTGGCcatgttgcattttgtgattAGGGCCAGAAATTGCTAATTTGTGCATATAAATTGTAGCTTACTGAAACATAAATGATGGGGACAATCCGCAACTGTGCGGTGAATAGccagaaaaaatgttttgttggcTCAATGTTTCTGCAGTGAAGGGCAATAAGCGTTCCTGTGTCTGCAGTAGTTACAGTTTGAACCTGACTGAATGAGCGTTGGTGAGCACTATCTCAGAGCGAAAAAGAACTGATGGGGTGTCTCATTACTACGTGTCTGTCCACCATGTCATAACTAGACTGATTCCTACTGACACCTTGCATCTCCCTCTGCTCAAGACAATCTACAATTAACACATCCCCTCAACCTGTTCACAGTATTAATATCCACATGAAGTACACAAAAAGGAAATGATTTCAACGAGGTTAAAGCTAATGTAGCGGACCGCGATACAGCCGGGGGACAGCATCAGTCTCACTGTCAGAGGCCCATCAACCCGGACAACAACGTGAtccaaaaataaaacagcatCCTGGGAGACATTTGTCTAGCTCTTTCAGCTCGACAGCTGATTCACGCTCTCTGGCTCACCATGCCAACAGAGCCAAGCATCGTTTCAGATGCAGCCAGACGAACACCAACCACAGCTGCAGTACTTGCCccttaaaaacataaaacctgGTAGATACCAACAAACCAGACAGTTCTtcagaaaataaacatttttgagGATTTCCCATAGATATTTTACAGAAACACAGCCATGCTTTTTACATCTTATTTTATATACGGTATGGAATACATTTTAGGAAGTATTTGCTACATCCGATTTATTGTGTGCATTCCATGAAACCTATTGtatatggtatggtatggtatgtgTAGGCATTGTGAAATAGAAAGATAGAGAAAAAGGTGCAGATACTGTATGCAGTCATAAAGGCACACAGAAGGGAGACTGAGAAACAGTGAGAGCTTGACTTTGCATTTTGAGCTTGGCAGACAGCGGAAGATAGCAGATACGCTGACATTACACGCCTGTTATGAATTATCACCCCATCCGCTGCTCAGGGAACAAAATGAGCCAAAACTGTAGCGGAGAAGCAGAGATCTTATCAGCGATCACGTCATGCGTATGAATCTAAGCTGTTTAGCATTTTACTATGAGAGTGTGCATATGTTTTGATAATAAAAGCCATTACTGACCAGCACATAACCAAAGGGGCTGAGTCTCTCCATGCAGACCTCGCTCCACTGGTCTGTGAAGAGGACATCTTTTAGCCTTTTGTTAATCATGGAGTTCACTTCTTGCAGCCTTGAAGAAAaatgacacacaacaacacaaagggGTCAACAGCCGACAGAGATGTAAGAGGAGCTGTTGAGTGGGAGCTTTGATAATGTAAGGGAGGattaataaatgaaagaaaatcatAGCCGTAAGGAGAGAGACATCATCACTGTGGTACAGAACTAAGCCTGGCTGCTCATTAGGGACATTGTTTTAGGTGTCCATGTGGGACAAATGTACATAAATGGAaaattcagcttttttttcaGTAGGACAGATGgggacatgaaaggggagagagagggtgaatgacatgcagcaaagggccacaggtcggagtcgaatccacggccgctgcgtcgaggagtaaacctctatatatgggcacatgctctaccaggtgagctagctACCCAGGTGCCGGAAAATTCAGCTTTTATGTGGAAGAAACTAGATGTGCCACAAAACACTCACCCGATAATGTACATGTCTGTGTTTCCATCACCAACATTCAGCCCCAGCAaggaagtgatgtcatcaggtggCGTGGCCGAACCCACGTTCCAAGTGATGATGTGCAGCCTGTTGGAAAAGAGTGTTAGGTAATATCTGTTATAAACTAAAGTTTCCTACACACCTCAGGGTCATAACCTACAGACTCTGAGTGACACAGCGGAACCCTTGTATTAATAAAAATTATTAGGATGTAATCAATTTAGCAATTCTGATTCATATGCAGAGGAAATTGCATAGAATGACTGAAGAAATATTAAGATTAAGTAAAAAGATCAGTACAAACTGACTGTGTTCATTTCCAGCAGCTACTGTTTCCATTAGATTAATTAACACCATTGATTAGGGCAGTTGCCAGACAGCACTGGTGCAAACCAAAGGTTGTGTAAGGGATTGTATTTACACTTTGTATGTTGTTAATTCATGCAGTGTGATTCTTGAAAACAAGAAGTCCTGTGTTCAAATTTGCTGGTGCTGAAAGCCGAGCCAACTCTGGACCAGTCTGAATGTTACACATGTATATgatctactgtatatttaatgCAGTATTTACAGTGCATTTGCAGGCAAGCTATTGAACAATTCCCCCCTccccaaaaaaacaactgaatgaTCACCCAGCTCTTCTCTGTTTACTGGCCAAAGGTGATGGCAAAAGATAAAGGACATTTAGGTTTCCAGTTGTTCCAGGGCACTTGAGATTCAGCTCCCAAGaaaattcaaaaaatgttctataaaAAGCAGTGAGCTCACTATGCTTGCAGTGTTATCATTACATTTCCACTTCCAGCAAACCCTGTGGCTGATAAAACTGCATAAATGTTATTTAGGTTTGCAttttttcttgttcattaacattagattggcattaaatcAGACTTCAATCATTTAAGTTTTCTGTGCCACAACACTTCTGTTAAATGTTCCCATTAATTTAGCAACCTAAACCAAGTCATTGAATTTACTACTTACTAAAGCAGGAAGTGGTTAGAAACACACCCatagattacattacatgtcatttagctgacgcttttatccatgTCTTATACATAGATAAGAAGGAaccagagggaaagaaagacacAAACCTAACACTGAAACCAATTTGGTTGttgaatttgtaaaaaaaaaaaaaaaaaaagtagtggaATTACATGTTTCATGACACAGAAACAAATAATTATGATGACAGTATTTCGCAAAAATCACCAGAATCTGACTACATGTTCACTCTAGTCATGTAGCCTTGCAGTGTTGACTGTCagtgtatataaataaatactatgtGTGCCAGGCTTTTTTTCCTCAGCTGTTTGGGAAATAAAGGCGATGTTAAGACATGCTAAATCATGGTGGGACAAACAGATAAGGGAACTTGCCTGAAGTCTTCCACAATCTGGGTCTGAGTGTCAGCTGTACCTGCTACAGAGAAGGCTCTCTGTGCATGAGGGTTCAGGTGAGGAGCCTCAGGCCTGCTAGCAGGTGGGTGGGGGACTGAGGCAGCCCTAACCGGGTGGTGGCCCAGTCCTTTAGGACCAGCCTTACCGCTGGGCCCGGTGCGCTCTCCTAAGGGTTTGACTGCTCCAGGGCCAGAGGTTTTGGGGCAACTTGCCACAGTGCCATCAGGAATGCACTTGTCCtggttagccactggagtggatTCATCTTTGGGTTCAGCTTTAAGTTCAGAGATGTCAACAGAGCCCTCTACTCTGGCGCTTCTCTGGGGCCGTCTAGGCCTGGCAGGAGCTCCAGGCTGGCCGGCAGTGGAATCTGTGGCCGAAGTCGCTGTATCTGATGCCGGAGCTGGAGTTGTTAAAGCTTCTGCTGCTCCCTTTGGGTGGTCTTCTTGCGTCTGGCTTTGGCTTGGATTATCTCCGTCCATTTCTTAATATTTCTGTGACAAAGAAAACAATAGGAATGTTTCCACTTGCAAGATGCACATCATGTTTGCATTTTAGGAATTTAAATTCATATTCTTCCACAACATCTTACCCTGAAGATAACATTCTTGAGTAGCATCAGAATTATATGGAGAGATTTATGTAAGGAACAAGACCAAAGTCTCTGTGTCCAGTAAATGATGATATAATGTAATACAGAAaatgaattttaaaaaaaagagctaaaaaGGAGGTACTGAGAGGATTTCTATCACCCGAACACTGAACAGCACGACATGCAGCCTCTTTCACAAATGACAAGTCCATTCAGCTGATGACTGCAGGACTGTCATGAGACCCTATTGAGCCAGCAAGACAACTGAGTGAGTCAGTCAGGCTCCCACCGATTCATGACTGTTCAATTACCTGCCTTCTCATGGCCTtggaaacagaaaaatacagcTGCATGTATGATATGAGACCAAAATACATAAAGCAACAGCTAAAGAGCAGGTAGAGACAAGGAGAAACATCTTCTCCTATTGTCCTAACCTCTTGGAAAAACGCCTGAACACAGTTTAACATCCTCTCTACGTGTGCCTAAGCCGCCCGCCAGTCCAGCAGTAACCAGGGAGATGCTCAGTCAGCTCATATCAGCTCAGAGCACCTGCCACACATTAACATGAAGAACCGCTGCACCGTACAGAACCACAAAAGTCAACAGCAGGgaataaacaacaacacagagagaggagctgcagagaaatcagacacaaacagagagtaGAGGAcaggaataaaaaagaaatctaaacGCATTAATTCAAGTAACAATCCATTTGATTATTATCGTGTGACTAATAATAACAGATTGATAGGACACAATAGTAATGTAAGCTACTGCCCATTGtttataaaagatttttaaatgtCGGATTTAAATGCAAAACGTGAAGCATTTTAACTGCAGAGACAACTGCTTCAATGAGttgataaaaaatgtataaataactATGTAATTAGTAATAGTAAATATGGTGATGTCCAACAGGGCTGACGATAAAAGAGTGCCACTTATAGAAATTCAAACTTCCATGGAAAAATATGGCCACACAATTAATTGGAaatcaaaggaaaaaaaaaagatacagacACTGTAGTCCATAAATTGTTCATCACCAAAGATGACGAAATGAAAGCAAGCAAGAAATGGTCAGATGTCAAATCccttaaacaaaaaaatcagcCACATACAGTAGATGGGGACATTGTATTGTGCTTGTGGACACGTCAGAGCCTTAAAACAGCTGATTTGGGCACTAAACTGTGGCAGCAGGGAAACAGGTTAGAAAAGGACCAACAAATGTCAAAATCTTCTATGAGGGTGAGCGGACACTTAATCTAACATTATCAGGTGCACAGCCAAATCTTGGCAGACATTAACCCAATATATTCTTTACATGGTTGAAACGATGCCATGTACATTAGGGACATATTTTTGGTCAGCAGGGAGACAGGGTTATCTGCTTGGGGACGGGGAAACGACAGAGcctttttataattattcacaTGACCTTGAAAAGACGGGGGCCATGACTTTCGTGCAGAGAGGAGGGCTGCCTCTGTATTCCACATGTGCCCACCAACATACTGTCCTCTCAGTCCACCAATAACCTGGTGCCTGGCTGGGCATAATGTATTCCTATGGTCCATGTATGGCATTCGGTGGGGGGAGTGTGGAGGAGGGTGGGAGGGCACACGTGGGAGTGGGTGGGTGCAAAACGAGCCGAGGGAAGCGAGAGGGAGAGCGGAGCGAGACAGCCCATTCAGTGACAACACTGTGTCTCTTTGCAGAATGTCTCTAAATTGATCCTCTCACACTTCCCTCTGGCACGGTCTATTTTTTCAAGctttaatctctctctctctctcgctctctcttatCGTCCCATTTCTCTAATCCTTTCCCTCTCCCCATCTTCTCCCAGACTCTGTTGTTCCATCTTACCCACCTCCACTGCATGGGTACTGAATCGCTCACCCCACCAATTTAGTTTCCCCATCCCTATATTTTCCCTTTCACATCAAGCTGAGCGCAGGCACTATTCCTGGCCTAAAATCATTCCTTTCCTCTCTTATTCCGCCTGCACTCTGAGGTGACACTTGCGCTCCTCCAGCGACGTGCTCTGTATTGTTTCCTTCAGCCAACCACCTCACAGTCACTATCAATGACGTCAACATGCCACAGTCCCAGCGGCCACCGCCACAACAACCGGACATTGATCATAATCAGTGCTAATGTGCTCGGGAACATGGGGAAAAAGCTGGAGAATGAGAACATGTTCAAACCATCTTTGAGAAAAATATCTGGTAACAATGGGGAGGTACAGTATGTAGGACTTTGTGGAGGGGATAGTGAAAGAAGGAAATACTAAAACGTGAGATATGGACACTGATTAAGGTGGAAATAGCACATGcagagacactttttttttctgcaagcCAAAATCTAAATTTCTAATACACAATTTGTTATAATTTGCTTAATGTAAGACAGAGTAAGAGCCAAACATTTGTCTTTCCGGGAACAGTAATGACACATTCCCACTTCTTATTACACTCACGGTCACCGAGGAGAGAGTGGAATGATTTGATAATAACAAATGTGTCATGGTGTTTACATGCGCCCTCCTGAGGGGGCTAAAACTGAGAGAGCCAGGAAGGATGTGGTGTAACCCAAACAGCAGGCTCTAGCCAGCCTTCTTGGCTCCTCTGGTGGGATTATTTGACAACACAGATAGTTTTGGACGACCAGATGATCAGATCACAGCAAAGGCTGTAGGATGTCAAGATGATCTTGTTTACAGTCTAACACTGAAGACATGTGCTGACAACATGCAGTATAATGTCTGCACTGCAAAATTATATTGTAAGATGCAATTTCAGATTCTGTCAATTAACAATTATAGAAATCAGCCAAATGGAAACATTTACTTTGGCTTCATTCTGCTTAAAAAAGGTCCTCTGTAGAGGAAAACTGTCACCATGTTGTTATCAGATGCAAAAGCAGCATCTGGTTCACCAAATAATTGACTTGCATACATTGCACAATTTCAACTAATTGGGATAAAGTTTGTCATTCAGCCCTACCTAATCTGTCTGTGAAGGAATCTGCATGCAATAACAAAAACTCATTAGGgatgataaaaataaatccacTGTGCGTGGACTGGAACGTAAAACAGGCCCACAGCATGTGTACTAAGGTCTGCCTGTACATGGAATTAAAACACTACTTTATAGAGAAGTCTGTTCACTGCCCACATATTTCTACATGCCCAGTTACTGGTATTTAAGTAAGAATCAAGAAATACGTACGGAAAGTTGCAAAAGCTGCTTCACAGTACAGTAACTACTGAGAAAATCTGTTAGGTGAGTGATAgactcacattgccagacctgtgCTGTGGAGTGATAGTCAGGGATAATCAGTGAATTTAGACTAAAATTAAATGCAGCATTTTGGAATCCAATGTTGCTACAGATTATTAGG contains:
- the inpp5jb gene encoding phosphatidylinositol 4,5-bisphosphate 5-phosphatase A; the encoded protein is MDGDNPSQSQTQEDHPKGAAEALTTPAPASDTATSATDSTAGQPGAPARPRRPQRSARVEGSVDISELKAEPKDESTPVANQDKCIPDGTVASCPKTSGPGAVKPLGERTGPSGKAGPKGLGHHPVRAASVPHPPASRPEAPHLNPHAQRAFSVAGTADTQTQIVEDFRLHIITWNVGSATPPDDITSLLGLNVGDGNTDMYIIGLQEVNSMINKRLKDVLFTDQWSEVCMERLSPFGYVLVTSQRMQGLLLLVFAKYFHLPFLRGVQTETTRTGLGGYWGNKGGVSARMSAFGHTICFLNCHLPAHMENSEQRMEDFESILQQQQFEGQAAIGVLDHDVVFWFGDLNFRIDDLDMQVVKSAIDNNKFSMLLEKDQLNMAKDSETVLEGFQEGPLKFPPTYKFDVGTDTYDTSGKKRKPAWTDRILWRLRATAGAAVNSGKRSSISGLTSGTKVTQHYYRSHMEYTVSDHKPVSSIFTLQFPYKVDVPLVTIIVEDEWNSIADATAKFKLVPSYPRSSWDWIGLYKVGFKHHKDYVGYVWAKQEEADFNRQEQQVTFTEEELPKGSGDFILGYYSNNMSTIVGVTEPFQIQLPTSGLDTSSSDSSDFSSEDDSTVVLMKTRSRSPSPRKAKHRSHRSHRSHSHSHSRSRSGSPAQAKMKMLNVTGSPSTTTTAESESTRRPAEGSSSQVSAPVVKEKDMEGSGL